The Stenotrophomonas sp. NA06056 genome segment GCGAAGCGGCCGATACCAAGCACGAAGAGTTCCGCGATGACCGCTATGTGGCGGCGCTGAAGCTCTCGCGTGGCAGCAAGGCCAATGTGTTCTATCTGGTGCGTGCGGTCACTCCGGGTACCTACACGGTGCCGCCGTCGCTGGTGGAGGACATGTACAGGCCGCAGCTGCGTGGCGTTGGCCGCAGCAACCCGACCACGTTGACGGTGGTACAGCCGTGATCGTGCGGACGGGCCGCGACGGCGCGGCCCGTCCCACAGGATGCCGTGGATGAAAGTGGGATCTCTGAAAACGCGGCTGCCGCGCCTGCGGCAGCGGCTGCAACCGCTGTGGCCGTGGCTGCGCTGGGGCACGGCTGCGTTGCTGATGCTGTTGCTGGTGCTGGATGTCGTCTTCCCGCCACCGTTGCCGAAGCAGCGTGATACCAGCACGCTGGTGGTCGCCGCCGACGGCAGTCCATTGCGTGCGTTCGCCGACGCCGAGGGCGTGTGGCGCTATCCAGCGTCGGTCGACAGCGTTTCGCCGTTGTACCTGCAGGCGCTGCTGACCTACGAGGATCGCTGGTTCTGGCAGCACCCGGGCATCAATCCGCTGGCGATCCTGCGTGCCAGCGGCCAGTTGCTGCGCGGTGGACGCATCGTCTCTGGTGGCTCGACCCTGACCATGCAGGTCGCGCGCATTCTCGATCCGCATACGCGCACGCCCTGGGGCAAACTGAAGCAGATGCTGCGTGCGGTGCAGCTGGAAGTGCACCTGTCCAAGCGCGAGATTCTCGCGTTGTATCTGGAGCGCGCGCCCTACGGTGGCACCATCGAGGGCGTGGAGGCGGCCAGCTGGGCTTATCTGGGCAAACCGGCCGCGCAGCTTTCGCATGCCGAGGCCGCGCTGCTGGCGGTGCTGCCACAGGCGCCCAGTCGCTTGCGCCCGGACCGTCATCCCGAAGCCGCGCAGAAGGCACGCGACAAGGTGCTGGCGCGCATGGCCGAGCTGGGCGCGTGGACGCCGGACGAAGTGGAAGATGCGCGCATCGAGAACGTGGTTGCCCGCTCACTGCGTCCGCCGTTGCATGCCGCACTGCTGGCGCAACGCCTGCATTCGGCACAGCCCGGCAAGGCGCGGATCCAGAGCAGCATCGACATCGGTCTGCAACGCACGCTGGAAGAGCGCGTCGCCAGCTATTTCTCCACGCTGCCCGAGCGCACTTCCGCGGCGCTGCTGGTGGTCGACAACCAGACCCTGCAGGCGCGTGCTTACGTCGGCACATTGTCTTTCGGTGATCGGCAACGGCTGGGTCACGTGGACATGGTGCAGGCCTGGCGTTCCCCAGGCTCCACGCTAAAGCCGTTCCTGTACGCGATGGCGCTCGATGACGGCCTGATCCATTCCGAAAGCCTGCTGGTGGATGCTCCGCAGAGTTTCGGCAATTATCGGCCGGGCAACTTCGACATGGCCTTCAACGGACCGATCAGTGCCGCCAGCGCGCTTCGCCTGTCGCTGAATGTGCCTTCGGTGGACCTGCTGCAGCGGGTGGGTGCTGCGCGCTTTGCCGCGCGCCTGTCGCACGCTGGTATCCAGCTGCGTTTCCCACCGGGCAGCTCGCCGAATCTGTCGCTGATTCTTGGCGGCACCGGTGCACGCTTGGAGGATCTGGTCGGTGCGTTTGCCGCACTCAATCGCAACGGCATTGCTGGCCGCGTGCGCTACACCGATGACGAACCGATGATCGAGCGGCGGCTCGCGTCACCCGGTGCCAGCTGGATCGTGCGTGAGATGCTGGAATCGAACCCGCGCCCGGGCTATGGCGTGGGTACCTTCGATGTTGGCGGCCGCCCGCGGGTGGCCTGGAAGACCGGCACCAGCTACGGCTATCGCGATGCGTGGGCGATCGGCAGCACGCGTCACTACACCGTGGGCGTGTGGGTGGGGCGGCCCGATGGTACGCCGCTGCCGGGCCAGTACGGCGCAGTCACTGCGTTGCCGCTGATGTTTGAAGTGGTCGACAGCCTGCCGCGCCAGCGCGGCGATGCGGCGGCCGCGCCGATGCCGGCCAGCGTGACCGAAGCGGACATCTGCTGGCCGACCGGCGAACTGGCCGAAGCGTTGCCTGCCGAGCTCTGCCAGCGGCGCCTGTCGGCGTATCTGCTGGACGGCGCTGCGCCACCCACCTTCCCGGAGCGCGATGCGAGGCGTTGGCAGCCAGGTCGGCAGCGTTACCTGGCCGACGCGCGAACGGGTCTGCGTGTATCGGCTGACTGCAGCGCACCGCATGAAGAAGTCGCGCGTGAGATCGCGCGGTGGCCGGCGCTGCTGTCCCCCTGGCTGCCCAAGGCCACACGCGACGCCTCACAGCTTCCCGTGCTGTCGCCGGACTGCCGCGATGATGGGCGCGAGGCCAGCGTGGCCCTGCATATCGATGGCCTCAACGAGGGCGCGACGCTGGCGCGTGCGCCGAATGCCGAGCACGGTGTACGCCTGCAGTTGCGCGCATTGGGTAGCGAACAAGCCGTGGATTGGCTGCTGGATGGCCGTTGGATCGCGCAGACGCGCGGTGCGCAGCTGATGCAGCGCGAGTTCGCCGATCCGGGCGCGCATGCGTTGACCGCACTTGCCGCTGACGGTACCTGGACACAAGTGCGTTTCAATGTGCTGCGGTAGCTGCCGACCTTGGTCGGCGCTTTCCGTATATTTGCGACGCTGTTGTAGCGCCGAGCCCATGCTCGGCTGCTCTTGCGACGTGCGTTGAGCAGTCAGCCGAGCATGGGCTCGGCGCTACAACGCCGCAGATGACAGCGAGCGTGTGGCGTAACCGCTATTCCCCGATCCACCCATCCAACAGGTCGGCGAATTCATCGGCGTGCTCCTCCTCCTGCGCCAGGATCTCCTCCAGGATGCGTTTGGTGGTGGTGTCACGGTCGCCGATGACGTTGATCATCTCGCGGTAGCTGTCGATGGCGATGCGCTCGGCCACCAGGTTTTCGCGGACCATGTCGCGCAGGTCGCGGCCTTCCTTGTATTCGGCATGCGAACGCGCGGTCAGCGTGTCCGGGTTGAGGTCCGGCTCGCCGCCGAGCTGGACGATACGCTCAGCCAGCTTGCCGGCATGCGCCTGTTCCTGCTGCGCATGTTCGAGGAATTCACCCTTGACTGCATCGGCCAGCATGCCCTTGGCCATGAAATAGTGCCGGTAGTAGCGCAGCACGCACACGTACTCGGTGGCCAGTGCGTCGTTCAACAGCTTGATCACCACCTTGCGATCGGCGGCGTAGCTGTCGGTGATCGCTCCGTCCTCGATGTTCTTCCGTGCGCGCTCGCGCAGGGTCTGCCGATCACTGATGCCAGCAATCCTGGCGGACGGGGAGGATTTGCTGGCTTTGGCTGGCTTGTTGGACATGGCTGGCCGGTTTCCTTTGCAGTCAGGGTTTCAGGTAGGAAGGTGCTCCAGCACATGCTCGGCCGAAGACACGTCGAACTGTCCGGGCTCCTCGATCCAGGCGGCGCGTACCGTGCCGTCCACCACATACAGGGCAAAACGGCGCGAACGGATGCCCATGCCCGAGGCACTGGCATCAAGCTCCAGGCCAAGCGCGCGGGTCAGTTCGGC includes the following:
- a CDS encoding ferritin-like domain-containing protein is translated as MSNKPAKASKSSPSARIAGISDRQTLRERARKNIEDGAITDSYAADRKVVIKLLNDALATEYVCVLRYYRHYFMAKGMLADAVKGEFLEHAQQEQAHAGKLAERIVQLGGEPDLNPDTLTARSHAEYKEGRDLRDMVRENLVAERIAIDSYREMINVIGDRDTTTKRILEEILAQEEEHADEFADLLDGWIGE
- the pbpC gene encoding penicillin-binding protein 1C, which encodes MKVGSLKTRLPRLRQRLQPLWPWLRWGTAALLMLLLVLDVVFPPPLPKQRDTSTLVVAADGSPLRAFADAEGVWRYPASVDSVSPLYLQALLTYEDRWFWQHPGINPLAILRASGQLLRGGRIVSGGSTLTMQVARILDPHTRTPWGKLKQMLRAVQLEVHLSKREILALYLERAPYGGTIEGVEAASWAYLGKPAAQLSHAEAALLAVLPQAPSRLRPDRHPEAAQKARDKVLARMAELGAWTPDEVEDARIENVVARSLRPPLHAALLAQRLHSAQPGKARIQSSIDIGLQRTLEERVASYFSTLPERTSAALLVVDNQTLQARAYVGTLSFGDRQRLGHVDMVQAWRSPGSTLKPFLYAMALDDGLIHSESLLVDAPQSFGNYRPGNFDMAFNGPISAASALRLSLNVPSVDLLQRVGAARFAARLSHAGIQLRFPPGSSPNLSLILGGTGARLEDLVGAFAALNRNGIAGRVRYTDDEPMIERRLASPGASWIVREMLESNPRPGYGVGTFDVGGRPRVAWKTGTSYGYRDAWAIGSTRHYTVGVWVGRPDGTPLPGQYGAVTALPLMFEVVDSLPRQRGDAAAAPMPASVTEADICWPTGELAEALPAELCQRRLSAYLLDGAAPPTFPERDARRWQPGRQRYLADARTGLRVSADCSAPHEEVAREIARWPALLSPWLPKATRDASQLPVLSPDCRDDGREASVALHIDGLNEGATLARAPNAEHGVRLQLRALGSEQAVDWLLDGRWIAQTRGAQLMQREFADPGAHALTALAADGTWTQVRFNVLR